A single region of the Alosa alosa isolate M-15738 ecotype Scorff River chromosome 6, AALO_Geno_1.1, whole genome shotgun sequence genome encodes:
- the wipf2b gene encoding WAS/WASL-interacting protein family member 2b: MPIPPPPPPGGPPPPPTFSQANTTPPKLNKDETKGRNALLTDICKGTNLKKVAVVNDRSAPVIEKPKGGGGGGSSASPVGVSGAVQPVGGLFQGGVPKLRPVGDGSIGRSALQPGSRPMAPRPPGRHDDSDSSSQQQSPGSSSPPEQSRSQRPSLPDLSRPVSGGSPSSSSTGMKHSSSAPPPPPPMSRRGNAPPPPKAATPTSSSSSSPSSYNREKPLPPTPGQRGASPAPGRESAPPPPPVKPPPSPVNNRRPPTGGSSSSTSSSSSSSSLAPPPPPYRQGVVNGPSSPGSEGAPELPQRHNSLSKKPSSAGHTPTRAHAPPPPPSPSPPGGRPPPPVRDPPGRGAAPPVPGQPSRNGREAPPPPPPYRTHGGTPEAPGRGKPPPPPSRTPAGPPPPPPPIRNGHTSTPRSFVDDFESKYSFHPLDDFPPPEEYRHFTKIYPSKANRVMRGAPPLPPVGR; the protein is encoded by the exons ATGCCgatccctccccctccaccacctggaggaccacctcctcctcccacgTTCAGTCAG GCCAACACAACCCCACCCAAACTGAACAAAGATGAGACCAAGGGACGTAATGCTCTTTTGACCGACATCTGCAAAGGAACTAACCTGAAGAAGGTTGCTGTTGTCAATGATCGGAGTGCACCCGTCATCGAGA AGCCCAAAGGAGGTGGTGGGGGCGGAAGCAGTGCCAGTCCAGTGGGTGTGTCAGGTGCCGTGCAGCCAGTGGGCGGGCTCTTCCAAGGAGGCGTGCCAAAGCTGCGACCAGTCGGAG ATGGTTCTATTGGTCGGTCAGCACTGCAGCCTGGCTCTCGTCCCATGGCGCCCCGCCCTCCCGGTCGCCACGATGACAGCGACAGTTCCTCGCAGCAGCAGTCTCCAGGGTCTTCGTCGCCCCCCGAGCAGTCTCGGTCCCAGCGGCCCTCGCTGCCTGACCTGTCCCGCCCGGTTAGTGGTGGTagcccctcatcctcctccaccgggatgaagcacagcagctcggccccaccaccacccccgccCATGTCTCGCCGCGGCAACGCCCCGCCTCCACCCAAGGCAGCCActcccacctcttcctcctcctcgtctcctTCCTCCTACAACCGCGAGAAGCCCCTGCCCCCGACACCAGGGCAGCGGGGCGCCTCGCCCGCCCCTGGCCGTGAAAGTGCCCCCCCGCCACCACCCGTGAAGCCTCCGCCCTCCCCGGTCAACAACCGCCGACCTCCCACAGGGGGCTCCtcgtcctccacctcctcctcctcctcctcttcctcgctgGCACCCCCGCCTCCTCCGTACCGCCAGGGTGTGGTCAACGGGCCTTCAAGCCCGGGCAGCGAGGGGGCCCCCGAGCTGCCTCAGAGGCACAACTCTCTCAGCAAGAAGCCGTCCTCCGCCGGGCACACCCCTACACGTGCCCACGCACCCCCGCCACCCCCCTCGCCCTCTCCGCCGGGCGGTCGGCCCCCACCTCCTGTGCGAGACCCTCCGGGCCGAGGGGCAG CCCCTCCCGTGCCTGGGCAGCCGTCGCGGAATGGCCGAGAAGCCCCTCCCCCGCCGCCCCCGTACCGGACCCACGGCGGTACCCCCGAAGCTCCTGGTCGAGGCaagcctccccctcctccctcccgcACCCCTGCCGGGCCCCCGCCCCCTCCCCCGCCCATCCGAAATGgacacacctccaccccccgcTCCTTTGTAG ATGACTTTGAATCTAAGTATTCCTTCCACCCTCTGGATGACTTTCCCCCTCCAGAGGAGTACAGGCACTTCACCAAGATTTACCCCAGCAAAGCCAATAGAG TGATGAGAGGAGCGCCGCCTCTTCCTCCTGTGGGGAGGTGA